The following proteins are encoded in a genomic region of Anguilla anguilla isolate fAngAng1 chromosome 15, fAngAng1.pri, whole genome shotgun sequence:
- the LOC118214343 gene encoding proline-rich protein 36-like — translation MRSLPIPVCSLPFRTRFQRRGPPRQRNPSNLRDLQPATSQNATLAGGLWNCQSATRKADFISAYASHLSLQFLALTETWISPDNSSTPTALSSSFSFSHTPRPSGRGGGTGPLGNFLEELDILLSSFPENGAPLILLGDFNIHLEASQSAAFLPLLHSFDLSLQHSPPTHKAGNLLDLVFLRNTTCTGLNVTPLHTSDHHFVSFSLPLPSHPHPFSPPSPTVSVRRNLCALSPSSLAPCVTASLPPLDVFSALPSDSASDTLLSSLSTAIDTLCPLVSRPTRPSPPCPWLTDVLRSSRTALRAAERNWKKSRMPTDLSAYQSLLNSFSSAVATAKATYYHSKIHKSIANPRQLFSIFSSLLSKPSPPTQTSLTAEDFAAFFEAKVTLIRSSLDPPDSPPFPPPIPSMTLPTFSTFSPLSLPDVSQLLLSHRPTTCALDPLPSTLLQLISPEIIPFIAHLINSSLTSGTFPSSFKRAHITPILKKPTLDPCLTQNYRPVSLLPFLSKTLERAASNQLSSFLSKHNLQDPQQSGFRPGHSTETALLSVTESLHAAHAASSERLQPQGSQSEYQPPSAPISPKPAPISPHQPQTNPHQPPSAPIWHRAHIYSLQDQ, via the exons ATGcgctccctccccatcccagtATGCTCTCTCCCCTTCCGAACCCGCTTCCAGCGTCGCGGGCCCCCACGACAGAGAAACCCATCCAACCTCCGCGACCTGCAACCAGCTACCAGCCAGAATGCCACCCTCGCTGGGGGACTCTGGAACTGCCAGTCGGCAACCCGAAAAGCCGACTTCATCTCCGCCTACGCTTCCCACCTGTCTCTCCAGTTCCtggccctcacagagacctggatcagcCCTGACAACTCTTCTACCCCAACCGCGCTATCctcctcattctcattctccCACACACCCCGGCCATCAGGCCGTGGTGGTGGCACAG gccccctgGGAAATTTTCTGGAAGAGCTTGACatcctgctcagctccttccctgagaaTGGTGcccccctcatcctcctcgGAGACTTCAATATTCACCttgaagcctcccagtctgcagCCTTCCTtccactactccactccttcgacctctccctccagcactctcccccaacccacaaggctGGCAACCTCCTCGACCTCGTATTTTTGAGGAACACCACCTGCACTGGCCTAAACGTCACCCCTCTCCATACCTCTGAtcatcattttgtttccttctcactcccccttccctcccacccacacccctTCTCTCCACCCAGCCCTACTGTctctgtccgccgtaacctgtgcgccctttctccctcctctcttgccCCTTGTGtcactgcctccctcccccctcttgaCGTCTTCTCTGCCCTTCCCTCTGACTCGGCCTCTGACACCCTGCTATCATCACTCTCCACTGCCATTGATACCctctgtcctcttgtctccaggCCCACACGCCCATCTCCTCCATGCCCGTGGCTGACTGACGTTCTGCGATCTTCCAGGACTGCCCTGCGTGCAGCAGAGCGGAACTGGAAGAAGTCTAGAATGCCAACGGACCTCTCTGCCTACCAGTCCCTACTGAACTCCTTCTCCTCAGCAGTTGCCACTGCCAAGGCAACATACTACCActctaaaatacacaaatctatTGCTAACCCCAGGcaactgttttcaattttctcctctctcctcagtaaACCCTCACCTCCAACTCAGACCTCCCTTACTGCTGAAGACTTCGCAGCCTTCTTCGAAGCAAAGGTCACACTCATCCGCAGCTCCCTTGACCCTCCCGACTccccacccttccctccccccatcccctctatgaccctccccacattctccaccttctccccactctctctccctgatgtCTCCCAACTCTTGCTCTCCCACCGTCCCACCACCTGTGCCCTTgatcccctcccctctaccctcCTCCAGCTGATCTCACCAGAGATCATCCCCTTCATCGCCCACCTgattaactcctccctgacttCTGGCACCTTCCCGTCATCTTTCAAAAgagcccacatcacccccattCTGAAGAAACCAACACTGGACCCCTGCCTCACCCAGAACTACAGACCGGTATCCCTTCTTCCATTCCTATCTAAAACTCTCGAACGTGCTGCGTCCAAccaactttcctcttttctttctaaacataacctccaagaccctcagcagtctggtttcagacccggtcactcgacggagactgccctgctctccgtcactgagtctctccacgcagcacacgcagcatc